In a single window of the Arachis hypogaea cultivar Tifrunner chromosome 6, arahy.Tifrunner.gnm2.J5K5, whole genome shotgun sequence genome:
- the LOC112695315 gene encoding uncharacterized protein isoform X6 — MQELQSSTQASHDFQSERQPNNHTTDAAVTDSGSASATANDSKKVSRQDIELVQNLIERCLQLYMNKDEVVKTLLTRAKIDPGFTTLVWQKLEEENADFFRAYYIRLKLKKQILMFNHLLEHQYHLMKSSLPAKAPLAPIQNGVHPMSVNNLPMGYPVLQQPPLPAAGQPHLDSMGGAISGHVVNGVPAPSNYHSIRTNSANGSSMSEMPLSPASVASSSHFPFSASDISGMCTDAAALDTAFTSDVASSVGLQLAPDNVNGVSRSLDQIQWNFSLSDLTADLSNLGDLEALGNYPGSPFMQSDSDILLESSDQKDIVDEFFVTSEPQGSQSDEERA, encoded by the exons ATGCAAGAATTGCAATCCTCAACACAAGCTTCTCACGACTTCCAAAGTGAACGACAACCGAACAATCACACAACTGATGCTGCCGTTACGGATTCAGGATCAGCATCTGCTACAGCTAATGACAGCAAGAAAGTTTCACGCCAAGACATTGAGCTT GTGCAGAATTTGATAGAAAGGTGCCTACAATTATATATGAATAAAGATGAAGTTGTGAAAACACTTTTGACCAGAGCAAAGATAGATCCTGGATTTACAACTCTAG TATGGCAGAAGCTGGAAGAAGAGAATGCTGATTTCTTTAGGGCCTATTATATCAGGCTAAAATTGAAAAAGCAAATACTTATGTTCAATCATTTGCTTGAGCATCAATATCATCTGATGAAGTCTTCTTTACCTGCAAAGGCTCCATTGGCTCCTATACAAAATGGAGTCCATCCAATGTCCG TCAACAACCTCCCTATGGGATACCCAGTACTACAGCAGCCTCCCCTTCCTGCAGCTGGCCAACCACATCTTGACTCCATGGGTGGTGCCATATCAGGTCATGTTGTTAATGGAGTTCCTGCACCAAGCAACTATCATTCAATTAGGACAAATTCTGCTAATGG GTCGTCCATGTCAGAAATGCCACTGAGCCCCGCATCAGTAGCATCCAGTAGCCATTTCCCCTTCTCTGCATCAGACATATCAGGAATGTGCACAGATGCAGCTGCTCTTGATACGGCATTTACATCAGATGTGGCAAGTTCTGTAGGACTGCAACTTGCACCAGATAATGTCAATGGAGTTTCCAGATCTCTAGATCAAATTCAGTGGAATTTTAGCCTATCTGATTTAACAGCAGATTTGTCGAACTTGGGAG ATCTAGAAGCTCTAGGAAACTATCCTGGTTCACCATTTATGCAGTCTGATTCAGATATTTTGCTTGAATCTTCGGATCAAAAGGACATAG tGGATGAATTCTTTGTTACTTCTGAGCCCCAAGGCTCTCAGTCAGATGAGGAGAGAGCTTAA
- the LOC112695315 gene encoding uncharacterized protein isoform X1 codes for MQELQSSTQASHDFQSERQPNNHTTDAAVTDSGSASATANDSKKVSRQDIELVQNLIERCLQLYMNKDEVVKTLLTRAKIDPGFTTLVWQKLEEENADFFRAYYIRLKLKKQILMFNHLLEHQYHLMKSSLPAKAPLAPIQNGVHPMSVNNLPMGYPVLQQPPLPAAGQPHLDSMGGAISGHVVNGVPAPSNYHSIRTNSANGMVMNHSTPDMDMPIAIAPNGARSSMSEMPLSPASVASSSHFPFSASDISGMCTDAAALDTAFTSDVASSVGLQLAPDNVNGVSRSLDQIQWNFSLSDLTADLSNLGDLEALGNYPGSPFMQSDSDILLESSDQKDIGNVDEFFVTSEPQGSQSDEERA; via the exons ATGCAAGAATTGCAATCCTCAACACAAGCTTCTCACGACTTCCAAAGTGAACGACAACCGAACAATCACACAACTGATGCTGCCGTTACGGATTCAGGATCAGCATCTGCTACAGCTAATGACAGCAAGAAAGTTTCACGCCAAGACATTGAGCTT GTGCAGAATTTGATAGAAAGGTGCCTACAATTATATATGAATAAAGATGAAGTTGTGAAAACACTTTTGACCAGAGCAAAGATAGATCCTGGATTTACAACTCTAG TATGGCAGAAGCTGGAAGAAGAGAATGCTGATTTCTTTAGGGCCTATTATATCAGGCTAAAATTGAAAAAGCAAATACTTATGTTCAATCATTTGCTTGAGCATCAATATCATCTGATGAAGTCTTCTTTACCTGCAAAGGCTCCATTGGCTCCTATACAAAATGGAGTCCATCCAATGTCCG TCAACAACCTCCCTATGGGATACCCAGTACTACAGCAGCCTCCCCTTCCTGCAGCTGGCCAACCACATCTTGACTCCATGGGTGGTGCCATATCAGGTCATGTTGTTAATGGAGTTCCTGCACCAAGCAACTATCATTCAATTAGGACAAATTCTGCTAATGG TATGGTGATGAACCACAGTACACCTGATATGGATATGCCTATTGCTATTGCACCGAATGGTGCTAGGTCGTCCATGTCAGAAATGCCACTGAGCCCCGCATCAGTAGCATCCAGTAGCCATTTCCCCTTCTCTGCATCAGACATATCAGGAATGTGCACAGATGCAGCTGCTCTTGATACGGCATTTACATCAGATGTGGCAAGTTCTGTAGGACTGCAACTTGCACCAGATAATGTCAATGGAGTTTCCAGATCTCTAGATCAAATTCAGTGGAATTTTAGCCTATCTGATTTAACAGCAGATTTGTCGAACTTGGGAG ATCTAGAAGCTCTAGGAAACTATCCTGGTTCACCATTTATGCAGTCTGATTCAGATATTTTGCTTGAATCTTCGGATCAAAAGGACATAGGTAATG tGGATGAATTCTTTGTTACTTCTGAGCCCCAAGGCTCTCAGTCAGATGAGGAGAGAGCTTAA
- the LOC112695315 gene encoding uncharacterized protein isoform X2 yields MQELQSSTQASHDFQSERQPNNHTTDAAVTDSGSASATANDSKKVSRQDIELVQNLIERCLQLYMNKDEVVKTLLTRAKIDPGFTTLVWQKLEEENADFFRAYYIRLKLKKQILMFNHLLEHQYHLMKSSLPAKAPLAPIQNGVHPMSVNNLPMGYPVLQQPPLPAAGQPHLDSMGGAISGHVVNGVPAPSNYHSIRTNSANGMVMNHSTPDMDMPIAIAPNGARSSMSEMPLSPASVASSSHFPFSASDISGMCTDAAALDTAFTSDVASSVGLQLAPDNVNGVSRSLDQIQWNFSLSDLTADLSNLGDLEALGNYPGSPFMQSDSDILLESSDQKDIVDEFFVTSEPQGSQSDEERA; encoded by the exons ATGCAAGAATTGCAATCCTCAACACAAGCTTCTCACGACTTCCAAAGTGAACGACAACCGAACAATCACACAACTGATGCTGCCGTTACGGATTCAGGATCAGCATCTGCTACAGCTAATGACAGCAAGAAAGTTTCACGCCAAGACATTGAGCTT GTGCAGAATTTGATAGAAAGGTGCCTACAATTATATATGAATAAAGATGAAGTTGTGAAAACACTTTTGACCAGAGCAAAGATAGATCCTGGATTTACAACTCTAG TATGGCAGAAGCTGGAAGAAGAGAATGCTGATTTCTTTAGGGCCTATTATATCAGGCTAAAATTGAAAAAGCAAATACTTATGTTCAATCATTTGCTTGAGCATCAATATCATCTGATGAAGTCTTCTTTACCTGCAAAGGCTCCATTGGCTCCTATACAAAATGGAGTCCATCCAATGTCCG TCAACAACCTCCCTATGGGATACCCAGTACTACAGCAGCCTCCCCTTCCTGCAGCTGGCCAACCACATCTTGACTCCATGGGTGGTGCCATATCAGGTCATGTTGTTAATGGAGTTCCTGCACCAAGCAACTATCATTCAATTAGGACAAATTCTGCTAATGG TATGGTGATGAACCACAGTACACCTGATATGGATATGCCTATTGCTATTGCACCGAATGGTGCTAGGTCGTCCATGTCAGAAATGCCACTGAGCCCCGCATCAGTAGCATCCAGTAGCCATTTCCCCTTCTCTGCATCAGACATATCAGGAATGTGCACAGATGCAGCTGCTCTTGATACGGCATTTACATCAGATGTGGCAAGTTCTGTAGGACTGCAACTTGCACCAGATAATGTCAATGGAGTTTCCAGATCTCTAGATCAAATTCAGTGGAATTTTAGCCTATCTGATTTAACAGCAGATTTGTCGAACTTGGGAG ATCTAGAAGCTCTAGGAAACTATCCTGGTTCACCATTTATGCAGTCTGATTCAGATATTTTGCTTGAATCTTCGGATCAAAAGGACATAG tGGATGAATTCTTTGTTACTTCTGAGCCCCAAGGCTCTCAGTCAGATGAGGAGAGAGCTTAA
- the LOC112695315 gene encoding uncharacterized protein isoform X4, with the protein MQELQSSTQASHDFQSERQPNNHTTDAAVTDSGSASATANDSKKVSRQDIELVQNLIERCLQLYMNKDEVVKTLLTRAKIDPGFTTLVWQKLEEENADFFRAYYIRLKLKKQILMFNHLLEHQYHLMKSSLPAKAPLAPIQNGVHPMSVNNLPMGYPVLQQPPLPAAGQPHLDSMGGAISGHVVNGVPAPSNYHSIRTNSANGTPDMDMPIAIAPNGARSSMSEMPLSPASVASSSHFPFSASDISGMCTDAAALDTAFTSDVASSVGLQLAPDNVNGVSRSLDQIQWNFSLSDLTADLSNLGDLEALGNYPGSPFMQSDSDILLESSDQKDIVDEFFVTSEPQGSQSDEERA; encoded by the exons ATGCAAGAATTGCAATCCTCAACACAAGCTTCTCACGACTTCCAAAGTGAACGACAACCGAACAATCACACAACTGATGCTGCCGTTACGGATTCAGGATCAGCATCTGCTACAGCTAATGACAGCAAGAAAGTTTCACGCCAAGACATTGAGCTT GTGCAGAATTTGATAGAAAGGTGCCTACAATTATATATGAATAAAGATGAAGTTGTGAAAACACTTTTGACCAGAGCAAAGATAGATCCTGGATTTACAACTCTAG TATGGCAGAAGCTGGAAGAAGAGAATGCTGATTTCTTTAGGGCCTATTATATCAGGCTAAAATTGAAAAAGCAAATACTTATGTTCAATCATTTGCTTGAGCATCAATATCATCTGATGAAGTCTTCTTTACCTGCAAAGGCTCCATTGGCTCCTATACAAAATGGAGTCCATCCAATGTCCG TCAACAACCTCCCTATGGGATACCCAGTACTACAGCAGCCTCCCCTTCCTGCAGCTGGCCAACCACATCTTGACTCCATGGGTGGTGCCATATCAGGTCATGTTGTTAATGGAGTTCCTGCACCAAGCAACTATCATTCAATTAGGACAAATTCTGCTAATGG TACACCTGATATGGATATGCCTATTGCTATTGCACCGAATGGTGCTAGGTCGTCCATGTCAGAAATGCCACTGAGCCCCGCATCAGTAGCATCCAGTAGCCATTTCCCCTTCTCTGCATCAGACATATCAGGAATGTGCACAGATGCAGCTGCTCTTGATACGGCATTTACATCAGATGTGGCAAGTTCTGTAGGACTGCAACTTGCACCAGATAATGTCAATGGAGTTTCCAGATCTCTAGATCAAATTCAGTGGAATTTTAGCCTATCTGATTTAACAGCAGATTTGTCGAACTTGGGAG ATCTAGAAGCTCTAGGAAACTATCCTGGTTCACCATTTATGCAGTCTGATTCAGATATTTTGCTTGAATCTTCGGATCAAAAGGACATAG tGGATGAATTCTTTGTTACTTCTGAGCCCCAAGGCTCTCAGTCAGATGAGGAGAGAGCTTAA
- the LOC112695316 gene encoding phospholipase A1 PLIP1, chloroplastic has protein sequence MAFSAVGMATSPASSATMDIRTTKHNGLRRSSSGIELSTRSIMQRSYSDTHLCCAVNPIQATSLQPKQKSNKSMGISPFQFSGSILPNSLRSFLFDPETSKEMNMGEKDHSSHFEESAVECNEDEKINRTNWIERLMEIKKNWRNRIPKEEMDPDMICDNNSNDECDCDEGCVVDYVEDGQEGTYDHDSFTKFLSQVSWSDTKLYSKLAFLCNMAYVIPEIKAKDLRRYYSLQFITSSLEKKAEVEKLKERLDKDSTRIPINGSVASQDGSEKGKDNKERHQIRLAYDIATSAASYVQLRAKDLLSLTAKRQQPQSDILDSNGRENSEGFEAEGASRAYTSEVAAYVAASTMTAVVAACEKEKQEAAKDLQSLHSSPCEWFICDDSNTYTRYFVIQGSDSLASWQANLFFEPTKFEDTDVLVHRGIYEAAKGIYEQFLPEIKAHLKRHGDRAKLQFTGHSLGGSLSLLVHLMLLSRKVVSPSTLRPVVTFGSPFVFCGGHKLLDHLGLDESHIHCVMMHRDIVPRAFSCNYPNHVALVLKRLNSTFRSHPCLIKNKLLYSPLGKIFILQPDERTSPPHPLLPSGSAFYALDSARCGYTPSVLRTFLNQPHPIETLSDPTAYGSEGTILRDHDSSNYLKVVNGVLRQHSKNIVRQMRKQRINELWPLLTTPSPHSWNHEQNLERCNLMTKEIVTGV, from the exons ATGGCCTTTAGTGCAGTTGGCATGGCTACTTCTCCGGCTTCATCTGCCACAATGGACATAAGAACAACAAAGCATAACGGTCTTCGCCGATCAAGTTCCGGCATAGAACTTTCCACACGTTCCATTATGCAGAGGTCTTATTCTGATACCCACCTGTGTTGTGCTGTCAATCCCATACAAGCTACATCTCTGCAGCCAAAGCAAAAGAGCAACAAGTCAATGGGGATCTCGCCATTTCAATTTTCAGGCTCCATTTTACCGAATTCGCTGCGGTCTTTCTTGTTTGATCCGGAAACAAGCAAGGAAATGAATATGGGGGAGAAGGATCACAGCTCACATTTTGAGGAAAGTGCTGTGGAATGTAATGAAGATGAGAAAATAAACAGGACTAATTGGATAGAGAGGCTTATGGAGATTAAGAAAAATTGGAGAAATAGAATACCAAAAGAGGAGATGGATCCGGATATGATATGTGACAATAATAGTAATGATGAATGTGACTGTGATGAAGGTTGTGTGGTGGATTATGTAGAAGATGGGCAAGAAGGGACTTATGATCACGACTCGTTCACAAAATTTCTGTCTCAAGTGTCATGGTCTGATACCAAATTATACTCTAAGCTTGCTTTCCTATGCAACATGGCTTATGTGATTCCAGAAATCAAG GCTAAGGACTTGAGAAGATACTACAGCCTTCAATTCATAACATCTTCTTTAGAGAAGAAAGCTGAAGTGGAAAAGTTGAAAGAGAGATTGGATAAGGACTCGACTCGCATACCTATCAATGGCTCTGTAGCCTCTCAAGATGGatcagaaaaaggaaaagataacaAAGAGAGGCATCAAATCCGGCTTGCTTATGATATTGCTACCTCGGCCGCCTCTTATGTCCAATTGCGCGCTAAGGACCTCTTGTCCCTTACTGCCAAGCGACAGCAGCCGCAGAGTGACATTCTGGATTCTAATGGAAGGGAAAATTCAGAAGGATTTGAGGCGGAAGGCGCTTCCCGGGCTTATACATCAGAGGTTGCAGCTTATGTTGCAGCATCAACAATGACGGCTGTGGTAGCTGCTTGTGAGAAGGAGAAGCAGGAAGCAGCCAAGGATCTTCAGTCACTTCATTCCTCACCTTGTGAATGGTTTATCTGTGATGATTCCAACACTTACACTAGATACTTTGTAATTCAG GGTTCAGACTCCTTGGCATCTTGGCAAGCAAACCTTTTCTTTGAGCCAACCAAATTTGAG GACACTGATGTACTTGTTCATAGAGGAATTTATGAAGCAGCAAAAGGAATATATGAGCAATTTTTGCCAGAAATAAAGGCTCACTTGAAGAGACATGGAGATCGCGCTAAGCTTCAATTCACTGGCCATTCCCTTGGGGGAAGTCTCTCTCTTCTGGTTCATTTGATGCTTTTGAGCAGGAAGGTTGTCAGTCCCTCAACTCTTCGACCGGTCGTGACTTTCGGGTCGCCTTTTGTATTCTGTGGAGGCCATAAATTGCTTGATCATCTAGGATTGGATGAGAGCCATATCCATTGTGTAATGATGCATAGAGATATAGTTCCCAGGGCCTTctcatgcaactatcctaaccatGTAGCCCTTGTCCTTAAGCGCCTAAACAGCACGTTTCGCTCGCATCCTTGTCTCATAAAAAAT AAGTTGTTGTACTCACCATTGGGTAAAATATTCATTCTCCAACCTGATGAGAGAACATCTCCTCCTCATCCTTTGCTACCTTCAGGAAGTGCCTTCTATGCCTTGGACAGTGCTAGATGTGGATACACTCCAAGTGTTCTTAGAACTTTTCTCAATCAACCACACCCCATTGAGACACTTAGTGATCCAACAGCATATGGTTCAGAAGGCACAATTCTAAGGGACCATGACTCCAGCAACTACCTCAAAGTTGTCAATGGAGTGTTGAGACAGCATTCGAAGAATATCGTCCGCCAAATGAGGAAGCAGAGGATTAATGAGCTTTGGCCATTGCTGACTACACCATCTCCACACTCATGGAACCATGAACAGAACTTGGAGAGGTGTAATTTGATGACAAAGGAGATAGTGACAGGGGTCTAA
- the LOC112695315 gene encoding uncharacterized protein isoform X3, with protein sequence MQELQSSTQASHDFQSERQPNNHTTDAAVTDSGSASATANDSKKVSRQDIELVQNLIERCLQLYMNKDEVVKTLLTRAKIDPGFTTLVWQKLEEENADFFRAYYIRLKLKKQILMFNHLLEHQYHLMKSSLPAKAPLAPIQNGVHPMSVNNLPMGYPVLQQPPLPAAGQPHLDSMGGAISGHVVNGVPAPSNYHSIRTNSANGTPDMDMPIAIAPNGARSSMSEMPLSPASVASSSHFPFSASDISGMCTDAAALDTAFTSDVASSVGLQLAPDNVNGVSRSLDQIQWNFSLSDLTADLSNLGDLEALGNYPGSPFMQSDSDILLESSDQKDIGNVDEFFVTSEPQGSQSDEERA encoded by the exons ATGCAAGAATTGCAATCCTCAACACAAGCTTCTCACGACTTCCAAAGTGAACGACAACCGAACAATCACACAACTGATGCTGCCGTTACGGATTCAGGATCAGCATCTGCTACAGCTAATGACAGCAAGAAAGTTTCACGCCAAGACATTGAGCTT GTGCAGAATTTGATAGAAAGGTGCCTACAATTATATATGAATAAAGATGAAGTTGTGAAAACACTTTTGACCAGAGCAAAGATAGATCCTGGATTTACAACTCTAG TATGGCAGAAGCTGGAAGAAGAGAATGCTGATTTCTTTAGGGCCTATTATATCAGGCTAAAATTGAAAAAGCAAATACTTATGTTCAATCATTTGCTTGAGCATCAATATCATCTGATGAAGTCTTCTTTACCTGCAAAGGCTCCATTGGCTCCTATACAAAATGGAGTCCATCCAATGTCCG TCAACAACCTCCCTATGGGATACCCAGTACTACAGCAGCCTCCCCTTCCTGCAGCTGGCCAACCACATCTTGACTCCATGGGTGGTGCCATATCAGGTCATGTTGTTAATGGAGTTCCTGCACCAAGCAACTATCATTCAATTAGGACAAATTCTGCTAATGG TACACCTGATATGGATATGCCTATTGCTATTGCACCGAATGGTGCTAGGTCGTCCATGTCAGAAATGCCACTGAGCCCCGCATCAGTAGCATCCAGTAGCCATTTCCCCTTCTCTGCATCAGACATATCAGGAATGTGCACAGATGCAGCTGCTCTTGATACGGCATTTACATCAGATGTGGCAAGTTCTGTAGGACTGCAACTTGCACCAGATAATGTCAATGGAGTTTCCAGATCTCTAGATCAAATTCAGTGGAATTTTAGCCTATCTGATTTAACAGCAGATTTGTCGAACTTGGGAG ATCTAGAAGCTCTAGGAAACTATCCTGGTTCACCATTTATGCAGTCTGATTCAGATATTTTGCTTGAATCTTCGGATCAAAAGGACATAGGTAATG tGGATGAATTCTTTGTTACTTCTGAGCCCCAAGGCTCTCAGTCAGATGAGGAGAGAGCTTAA
- the LOC112695315 gene encoding uncharacterized protein isoform X5, with amino-acid sequence MQELQSSTQASHDFQSERQPNNHTTDAAVTDSGSASATANDSKKVSRQDIELVQNLIERCLQLYMNKDEVVKTLLTRAKIDPGFTTLVWQKLEEENADFFRAYYIRLKLKKQILMFNHLLEHQYHLMKSSLPAKAPLAPIQNGVHPMSVNNLPMGYPVLQQPPLPAAGQPHLDSMGGAISGHVVNGVPAPSNYHSIRTNSANGSSMSEMPLSPASVASSSHFPFSASDISGMCTDAAALDTAFTSDVASSVGLQLAPDNVNGVSRSLDQIQWNFSLSDLTADLSNLGDLEALGNYPGSPFMQSDSDILLESSDQKDIGNVDEFFVTSEPQGSQSDEERA; translated from the exons ATGCAAGAATTGCAATCCTCAACACAAGCTTCTCACGACTTCCAAAGTGAACGACAACCGAACAATCACACAACTGATGCTGCCGTTACGGATTCAGGATCAGCATCTGCTACAGCTAATGACAGCAAGAAAGTTTCACGCCAAGACATTGAGCTT GTGCAGAATTTGATAGAAAGGTGCCTACAATTATATATGAATAAAGATGAAGTTGTGAAAACACTTTTGACCAGAGCAAAGATAGATCCTGGATTTACAACTCTAG TATGGCAGAAGCTGGAAGAAGAGAATGCTGATTTCTTTAGGGCCTATTATATCAGGCTAAAATTGAAAAAGCAAATACTTATGTTCAATCATTTGCTTGAGCATCAATATCATCTGATGAAGTCTTCTTTACCTGCAAAGGCTCCATTGGCTCCTATACAAAATGGAGTCCATCCAATGTCCG TCAACAACCTCCCTATGGGATACCCAGTACTACAGCAGCCTCCCCTTCCTGCAGCTGGCCAACCACATCTTGACTCCATGGGTGGTGCCATATCAGGTCATGTTGTTAATGGAGTTCCTGCACCAAGCAACTATCATTCAATTAGGACAAATTCTGCTAATGG GTCGTCCATGTCAGAAATGCCACTGAGCCCCGCATCAGTAGCATCCAGTAGCCATTTCCCCTTCTCTGCATCAGACATATCAGGAATGTGCACAGATGCAGCTGCTCTTGATACGGCATTTACATCAGATGTGGCAAGTTCTGTAGGACTGCAACTTGCACCAGATAATGTCAATGGAGTTTCCAGATCTCTAGATCAAATTCAGTGGAATTTTAGCCTATCTGATTTAACAGCAGATTTGTCGAACTTGGGAG ATCTAGAAGCTCTAGGAAACTATCCTGGTTCACCATTTATGCAGTCTGATTCAGATATTTTGCTTGAATCTTCGGATCAAAAGGACATAGGTAATG tGGATGAATTCTTTGTTACTTCTGAGCCCCAAGGCTCTCAGTCAGATGAGGAGAGAGCTTAA